In one window of Tenrec ecaudatus isolate mTenEca1 chromosome 3, mTenEca1.hap1, whole genome shotgun sequence DNA:
- the LOC142443362 gene encoding cdc42 effector protein 5-like, which produces MPVLKQLGAPQPKKRPERGALSISAPLSDFRHTLHVGRGGDAFRDTSFLSRHGGGPPPEPRSTPAPPLREPADPLLTFHLDLGPSMLDAVLGVMDPGRPGAAAPKPKHGLDPSSGAQHPRAGCSALADLEVDDDVIGL; this is translated from the coding sequence aTGCCGGTCCTGAAGCAGCTGGGGGCCCCGCAGCCCAAGAAGCGGCCAGAGCGCGGCGCGCTGTCCATCTCTGCTCCGCTCAGCGACTTCAGACACACTCTGCATGTGGGGCGCGGAGGCGACGCCTTCAGGGACACCTCGTTTCTGAGCCGCCACGGTGGCGGGCCGCCCCCAGAGCCCCGCAGCACCCCCGCGCCCCCGCTCCGTGAGCCCGCCGACCCTCTGCTGACCTTCCACCTGGATCTGGGCCCCTCCATGCTGGACGCCGTGCTGGGAGTCATGGACCCGGGTCGACCCGGGGCGGCTGCCCCAAAGCCGAAGCACGGCCTGGACCCCAGCTCCGGGGCCCAGCATCCCAGAGCTGGCTGCAGCGCCCTTGCTGACCTGGAGGTGGACGACGATGTCATAGGCCTGTAG